DNA sequence from the Parachlamydia acanthamoebae genome:
TGAGCCAATTTTGATATTCTGTTGTCCATGAATCTTTCAATCTAACGATATTTGTGGGTGATAGTCCTTTAGCATTTTCTCCCAAAATTGCCTCCAGAGCTTTCGGAAAATCTAGGGTGGATATTCCTTTAAGATACAAAGCAGGAATAACCGCATCTATACTTTGTGTCCTTCTCAAATAAGGTGGCAAAATCGCACTTGTGAACTTGCCATTGTCTCTATGTCTTATTCTAGGCAGGCGAATTGCAATTGGGCCAAGACCGGTTTGAATGTTTTTTTCTGGTAAGTAACCATTTCTTACTGCAGGAGATTGATGGGTAAATTCTTTCGATTGTTTGTAAAGTTCCAGATATTCAGCTCTCTTTTTTTCACCTCATACACAACTTTTGATCATATCTCGACTCTACCGTTTTAAAATGACGTCCATCGCGGATTCCGCTTTCGACATCTTGAATCCATTTCTTGGCTAACGACTTTGTTCTGAAAGATGATCTTTGAGATGGATACCCTCTAAGCCTCACTTCTGCGTGAAATGAAGTGCTTCCGTCTTTTCGTGTAACTTCCCTTATTGTGCCCATAATAACCTGCTATTAGTAGAAAATTTTAGAATAATAGAGCATAAATAGCAACAAGGGATATCATATCCCCTGTGCAAACATGTCCTTGTGTATCTTTTAATGATGATTTTTGTATAGAAATTCGATATTACGCACTTTTTACGCACTTGGAATAAAAAATTACCTTTTTGCGAAAAAGAAAATAAGCAATTTACGTTACATATGTCACAGTGGTCACAGAAAAAAAGGGGGATGGAAAATGTCGAATGAAAAGACAGAATTATGCTGGTCTTATCTGGCGGAGTGCGTAAAAATTGCGTATTGCAAGAGTTTACGCAATTGATTGCGTAAACTCTTAGATCTAAAGTACTGGGAATAAAAGATGCTCGGAACTGGACTCGAACCAGCACGGGATTGCTCCCAAGGGATTTTAAGTCTCCATAGCCTTCATAACGCTGCGTAACACAGCCTAACTTTGATGCCTACAATATAGCATGAAAGAGGGTTGCCTTCCAGAAAAATATGCGCAATTGTTCCATTTGTTATGAGAAGTCGCGAATCTCCTGACCCAGGAGAGCCCAAAAAATATCAAGTATAGAGAGGTTGATTTGAGATTTTGAAAACACAAATTCTGCACGATAACATGCATGATGTTATCGTGCAGAATTTGCGTTATTACAACATCTTTATTAACGAAGGCAGAAAAACAATTACAAAATTTCCCAAGAGCCGGTCTTTTTTGATCCAGATCGTCGAACCATTCCCATTTCCTTCAATTTTTGAATATTTCGCATAATTGTAGTCCGATCCTTGCCAAGCTTCATCATAAGAAATTCATAAGACACTTTTGAATCCTCGCGAATAATGTCCAAAATTTGCTCCTGCAAATCGGATAAAGGTGCATTTATAGGTGCATTTTCAAATTCAACTTGCACCTTTAATGCATCTTTATTTTTCAAGTCATGCACCTTTATTCTTGTTACTATAGAGGTGAAAAGACACCCATCTCGATCATCAGTAAATTGAATTTGCGGCCAATCTTGCAGCGCACGCCTTACTCCAGTTCCAAGGCCTCGATACGGAAGCAACCCTTTAGCAGCAAAAGAAGCTAAAATGGGGTTGCGTTGAATAGAATTTCCCGCGCGAATTTTTTCGATAGTGAGATGGTCGGGTAAATTGCCTGGATTAATGATCTCGATTCGATCCTCAAAAATAAACAGCCTTATAGGTGCACTGACGAAATAATCGCGGTGAATCAAGGCATTGACTAAAAGTTCTTCAAATACAACTTGAGGAATTTCTGGTGCCCCAATTGTGTTAACTCCCCTCTGTTTTTGAATTTTATGTAAATTTCGCATGATGAACGACAACGCTCCTTGGAAAATAGCTGGAAGCGCTCCCTCAAAATCTTCACTATCTAAATAACTATCGCCTATATTTGTACCAGCAAACGTGACGGCTTTAACTACAAATTCTGGTTTATAGAGCTGTGGTTTATCACCAAACAAAAGAAGACCGGCAAGATTTAGCTGGTTATTGGTGGATAGGTTCATATTTTCGAGAAGTCTAAGCCTTTCCGTACTTGAATCAGGTAAGACTTCATGAAAAACATCTCTAAGAAAATCCTGAAGGTGCTTTGAATTTATAACCTCGACCCCCGCTCGTGTTGGAACTTCGTCAGCATGTATGAGATCTACTTCCTGAAAAAGACGTCTTAGCTCCTCTTTAGAATGAATCCTTCTTTTGTCTGCTCCGCTTTTTAACCAAATGACACCTTGGTTATCAAAATAAGGTTTATCGATCCCTTCGGGAACCGTCAACACAATCACCACTCGATCGGCTCTTACAGAAATATTTTCCGTATGAATCGTAATCGGACTTTTTACATGCTGACTCGCACTATTGCTGATAAGTTGATTGATCCTATCTACATCCATGCTAGAAAGGCCAACTAAATCCCCTTTATTCGATACACCAATGAAAATGTAACCACCACGCGAATTCGAAAATGCCACCATCTCTGCAGCTAAAGAATCCCCATTGCGAATATCTTCTTTGAATTGGTGACGACTATCTTCGCCTCGTAAAATGACTGTTTTCAGGTCGTTTAGATCCATAAAATTTCTTTTGTAGCCGAGCTAACAATATGGTATTCGTAGTTTTTTATGGGAAGCATACCAGAGGCTCTAGGTTTCATCCATCAAAAATATCAGCACGTGTTAGGACGTAAGCGAAAATTCTGCATCTCCCTTGCCACCACTTCCTCCTAATCCCCTAATTTTCTTTTACATCCCTCAACGTCCTTTAAGAAATTATGAATTGTTTCAAAATAAACATCTGAGTCGTCATAAAAGGCACAGTGACTTCCATTTTCACATACTTTTGTTCTAGAATTTGGAATCAACGATCCCATTTTTTCTAAATCATTCGGGTCCATTGCATCATATCGTCCACATATAAGGAGGGTAGGAATGGTAATTTTTGGGAGATCAGCCCATCGACTCCAGTCTTTAGAATTACCCGTAATTATATATTCGTTTGGACCCTGAATTACATTATAAACTTGAGTATTTAAATGACGAAATGATCTTAAAAGGGAATCTGGCCATGGTTTTAACCGACATAGATATTTAGAATAAACTTCATCAAATAAAAGCTTCTCATAGGCTGGATTTTGAGTATCACCAGCTTCTTCATATAATTTTAAGCTGTTTTTTATTGACGAAGGTAGATTTGAAATTAAATGATTATAATGTGTGACATAAGAATCTGCGCTCCCAGTAATCCCAGCAAGGATAACTCCTTTTAAATGACTTTGATACTTTAAGGAATATTCAATGGCTAATAGACCTCCCCAAGAATGTCCGTAAAGATAAAAATCATTGAGATTTAATGCTTTTCTAATTTGTTCTACCTCCTCACAAAAGCGGTCAATTGTCCAAAGAGATGGGTCGTTTGGTTGATCGGAATGGTATGAACCTAACTGATCATAAAAAATTATCTGAAATTGATCTTTAGAAAAATAATTCTCCATACACTCAAGGTATTCATGTGTGTGACCAGGTCCTCCGTGCAGTGTAAGTATTTTAACCCGATCATTTCCTACACGTTTTGTCCAAACCTTAAAGCCGTTATCTAAATGAACAAACTCTGCTCCATTTAATTTAGCCGCCTTTAAATCTTCTTCAGTTTCTTCTGCAAATGCAAAAGATCCAAAAAATAGCGTTATGAATATTGACAATGATATTTTTAAAAGGTTGAACATAGTCAAAATTTCTTATAATTTATTTAGTTTTAACAATTAATTTCAAATCCAGATATTTCGCTCAATTTCTAAACAGACACATTCAAGCGGCGCTCCATTACATAATTTGTGAGCTCTATTCCAGCAAGAACCACTGTTTGCTTGGAGACAGTATTGAAGCCATGTTTTTCAAAAAACGGTTTCGCAGTGATACTCGCTTCTACAAAAATACGAGCAATATTAAGCGCACGCGCTTGTTCAAGAATGGCTCCCATTAGTGCGGCCCCAACCCCTTTTCCAATCCAATTGTGATGGCAATAAAAACAATCGATATGTCCGTCTGGTATAAATTCAGCAAAACCTACTATTATGTTATCAATAATTGCAACAAATGGGTTGGTCCTTTCAAATTTCTTTGCCCATCTACTCGACTCCAGAGTAGTCTCAGGAGCCCAGACTTTAACCTGTTCTTCTGTGTAATGTTGAATATTAATTTGATGGATGGTGTTGTAATAAATATCTGCTAAAGCCTGAGCGTCTTCAGGTTTATATTTTCTAATAATAATTTTTTGTAATGTCATCGAAATTCTAGTTTTTAAATTTAATTTTTAATTAAGAGATAAAAAATCATTCGGGTAGAATCACTTTAATGGCAAATTTCAATTGAATCAGCTAATTTTAAAGCCACCTGAGCAAATTCCCAAAAAAATTCTGCTGGCAGAACGCTATCATTATTAGCAAAAGCGCTAATATAGTATGACCACTCTTTGAGAGGAAGAGGTGGTAAGATCTTATTCTCTTTCTCTGAGCTGAGCATGTTTCCAATATTTTGAGTCCCCAGCGCCAAACGTGCAAAGTTCATTTTTTTTGCAATTAGAAATCTTGTCATTTCTTCTGCTGTAGGGTCTTTTTGCAAATAGCTTTGCAACAACAAGGCATTCTCATTAGAATTATAATCCATGAGGATAGAATAATATGCCAGATCCTGAAATGGATCGGTATACATGCCTTCGCTCCAGTCGATAAAGTAAACTCTTTGATCTGAAGCTAAAATATTGCGTGGACTTAAGTCTCCATGAGTATTCGTTAAACAGGATCCAAGACTTTGTAGCTTAGTGGATCCTTCTCGAATAATAGTCATGGCAGATTCAAAGATGTTACGGTTGTTTGATTCTTGTAAATGTTCCTGATAGAATTTTTCCATACGTTCTTCGAAGGAAAGTGCCATAAATGGATTTTTTGGTAGAGTATGTACTTTACGCATGGCTTCTGCCACTCTTACTATCACGTCGTGTTTTTTACTTGTCTCAATATTGAGCGTTCCTCCGGCAATATAGTCCATTAGAATAGCATGCCCGTCTGCCCCTATCCAGTAGATTGCAGGGGCAATCCCAGATGCTGCGGCATGCTGCATTGGATAGAGCTCTGTTTTGACTCTAAGAGGAGGTTCAGATTCTTTGATCACACGTAAAACATAATTTTTTCCTGCGACATCCAAAAGTAAGCTTGTAGCAGAGTAGCCTCCTTTCAGTGGCTTTATTTGGATGTTCCTTCGTTCATGCACATCAAAGTAATCATGTATGGCGGTTTTCACCTGACACATCAACCATGGTGACATTCCATCATAGATCTCCTCTGATGCGATCGACGGGACATGCTCCACCGTTAAAATTGCAACAAAAGGCCATATTCTATTTAAAAGTTTCATGAAAGCTACTATTTCATTAGCTGTTGAGTTTCAATTTTAAAAATAGGGCCGTGTTGAGATTCATTTTTCTAAGTTTTTTACTGTGCCAAGGAATTTTAGAATCTCCGAATCGACCATAATGATAACGGCGCATAACGCCACCTAACTTATCGAGAGAAAATATAGTAGACAATTAGCTTTCATGATATCAAAATATTAGCATTTGAATGAGGAAATGCCAAACTTTTCATGACTCAATACAGAAAGAGAAAAGAGATCATGTCTTTAAAATTCAACGATTAAATTATGCATTGCACCTCAATAATGGCAAGTGAAGATGGGGTAGGCCAAATATTTGTTAGTTTTAAATTAGAAGCATCCAACAACCTCTCCCATTCATTTTGAGTACGTTCTTGGCCACCAAATAACGCGAGCATAAAGAGGTCAAAATCTTTACTTTCATGAGGAATATTACCTTCAGGCATTACAGCATCAATAATGAGCAGTCGACTCGTAGATCTCATTGCTTTTGAGCAATTTTTTAAAATTCTTATACATGAAGGGTCGTCCCAATCATGCAAAATTCTCTTAAGCATATATAAATCTGAGTTTTCGGGAACTGATTGGAAAAAACTTCCACTTGCAAATTTTCCACGTGACGAAAGACCTTGATTTTGAAGAAAAGTTTCTACTCGATCCTTCAAATGAGCAAGTTCATACACAACACCCTGTGATGACGGGTTTTTCTTTAAAATTTCAGCTAATAAACCACCACTGCCACCTCCAAGATCTACGATTGAGTGGCAAGTAGAAAAATCAAAGCTATTTGCGATAAGAGCATCTTCTTTAGCGGATAGATTTGCCATACCCAAATCAAAAGATTGCGATAACTGTTGGTTTTTGGCGATATAATCAAAATAACCTACACCGTAGTG
Encoded proteins:
- a CDS encoding RNA-binding domain-containing protein; amino-acid sequence: MDLNDLKTVILRGEDSRHQFKEDIRNGDSLAAEMVAFSNSRGGYIFIGVSNKGDLVGLSSMDVDRINQLISNSASQHVKSPITIHTENISVRADRVVIVLTVPEGIDKPYFDNQGVIWLKSGADKRRIHSKEELRRLFQEVDLIHADEVPTRAGVEVINSKHLQDFLRDVFHEVLPDSSTERLRLLENMNLSTNNQLNLAGLLLFGDKPQLYKPEFVVKAVTFAGTNIGDSYLDSEDFEGALPAIFQGALSFIMRNLHKIQKQRGVNTIGAPEIPQVVFEELLVNALIHRDYFVSAPIRLFIFEDRIEIINPGNLPDHLTIEKIRAGNSIQRNPILASFAAKGLLPYRGLGTGVRRALQDWPQIQFTDDRDGCLFTSIVTRIKVHDLKNKDALKVQVEFENAPINAPLSDLQEQILDIIREDSKVSYEFLMMKLGKDRTTIMRNIQKLKEMGMVRRSGSKKTGSWEIL
- a CDS encoding proline iminopeptidase-family hydrolase; protein product: MFNLLKISLSIFITLFFGSFAFAEETEEDLKAAKLNGAEFVHLDNGFKVWTKRVGNDRVKILTLHGGPGHTHEYLECMENYFSKDQFQIIFYDQLGSYHSDQPNDPSLWTIDRFCEEVEQIRKALNLNDFYLYGHSWGGLLAIEYSLKYQSHLKGVILAGITGSADSYVTHYNHLISNLPSSIKNSLKLYEEAGDTQNPAYEKLLFDEVYSKYLCRLKPWPDSLLRSFRHLNTQVYNVIQGPNEYIITGNSKDWSRWADLPKITIPTLLICGRYDAMDPNDLEKMGSLIPNSRTKVCENGSHCAFYDDSDVYFETIHNFLKDVEGCKRKLGD
- a CDS encoding GNAT family N-acetyltransferase, coding for MTLQKIIIRKYKPEDAQALADIYYNTIHQINIQHYTEEQVKVWAPETTLESSRWAKKFERTNPFVAIIDNIIVGFAEFIPDGHIDCFYCHHNWIGKGVGAALMGAILEQARALNIARIFVEASITAKPFFEKHGFNTVSKQTVVLAGIELTNYVMERRLNVSV
- a CDS encoding phosphotransferase: MKLLNRIWPFVAILTVEHVPSIASEEIYDGMSPWLMCQVKTAIHDYFDVHERRNIQIKPLKGGYSATSLLLDVAGKNYVLRVIKESEPPLRVKTELYPMQHAAASGIAPAIYWIGADGHAILMDYIAGGTLNIETSKKHDVIVRVAEAMRKVHTLPKNPFMALSFEERMEKFYQEHLQESNNRNIFESAMTIIREGSTKLQSLGSCLTNTHGDLSPRNILASDQRVYFIDWSEGMYTDPFQDLAYYSILMDYNSNENALLLQSYLQKDPTAEEMTRFLIAKKMNFARLALGTQNIGNMLSSEKENKILPPLPLKEWSYYISAFANNDSVLPAEFFWEFAQVALKLADSIEICH
- a CDS encoding methyltransferase, coding for MNQTMKNNIVDNKNKLTEMSYAYVLSRAIHVAATLGIADHLVQGPKSANELAISVNVEPQPLYRLLRTLASHGIFLEEQDNSFALTPLAQLLVTSNPDSVRLLLMKEDESRWNAYGDLLYSIKTGKPAFNHHYGVGYFDYIAKNQQLSQSFDLGMANLSAKEDALIANSFDFSTCHSIVDLGGGSGGLLAEILKKNPSSQGVVYELAHLKDRVETFLQNQGLSSRGKFASGSFFQSVPENSDLYMLKRILHDWDDPSCIRILKNCSKAMRSTSRLLIIDAVMPEGNIPHESKDFDLFMLALFGGQERTQNEWERLLDASNLKLTNIWPTPSSLAIIEVQCII